In Sphingobacteriales bacterium, the following are encoded in one genomic region:
- a CDS encoding AHH domain-containing protein, producing the protein MFLFGACQKPENDELLSPEPTTQFDNGKIDGDDNDCVLYQNFEAEFCWKLEINNASNLISYFNDPSNSCRNCVGKPFIINGGGKQYTVQPYSRPDAGVDFLVTDGSTRYLLSNTTSIYVKQVKSSTAPNKNLSVVYRVAQEVLKSGYNMSQIGSKLGSAAQPFLLSDGTLKLNVSSNFAGDNLSTLSRYEIGNLCENQKRQVVNLYMEKLGFTSASSTYTYEYMINVALSNCGFSCSGNGLLSVASACADPICVFNGIMGQINANNTTDQQKVQRAFLQYGLGLSAAEVAAISLPNYSFITSDLYDALIDSETFCQRADNLKALTGSLSQYIETNSNATPAIAQQCLDFESAKNYDVAATQASQLMLHLLGTPNGLVTAYETGLYNAPFIFSAPTMFSYNLYKEYQTQCAILRKAHPRWTDLAIGLEATWLVLGGYVHTGLDICGLIPAAGEPCDFTNGILYTIEGDGVHATLSFAATLPILGWIATAGKYAKIGVNTAAGYVELVLKQDASGLITHELPDWWNATFRSMVGVTDPLMEAHHLIPKAIYDNAVIQKASQSIDIPYHIHHPKNGLGILKIIHDGPHNLYSDAIRSKLGSALNPANGTIAKKMTDIYGSLDAAPAEVVQEEVVLFQNWLRNLLQNNPNTPLNQLDNAINLYNP; encoded by the coding sequence ATGTTCTTATTCGGTGCCTGCCAAAAGCCCGAAAATGACGAACTGTTGTCACCCGAACCCACTACGCAATTTGACAACGGCAAAATTGATGGCGACGACAACGACTGCGTCCTCTATCAAAACTTCGAAGCCGAATTTTGCTGGAAATTAGAAATCAATAACGCCAGCAACCTCATCAGCTATTTCAACGACCCCAGCAATAGTTGCCGCAATTGCGTGGGCAAACCTTTTATCATCAATGGCGGCGGCAAGCAATACACCGTGCAGCCCTACAGCCGCCCCGATGCAGGCGTAGATTTTTTGGTAACAGATGGCTCTACCCGCTATCTCTTGTCCAATACGACATCTATCTATGTGAAGCAGGTAAAAAGCAGTACCGCTCCCAACAAAAACCTCAGCGTGGTATATCGTGTGGCGCAGGAAGTGTTGAAAAGCGGCTACAATATGTCGCAGATAGGGAGCAAACTCGGCAGTGCAGCGCAGCCTTTTCTGTTGAGCGATGGTACGCTGAAACTCAACGTGAGCAGCAACTTTGCCGGCGACAACCTGAGTACCCTGAGCCGCTACGAAATAGGCAACTTATGCGAAAACCAAAAACGGCAGGTGGTGAATTTGTATATGGAAAAGCTGGGCTTTACGAGTGCGAGCAGTACCTATACTTATGAGTATATGATAAATGTGGCTTTGAGCAATTGCGGATTTAGTTGCAGCGGCAACGGTTTGCTTTCGGTAGCGAGTGCCTGCGCCGACCCGATTTGTGTATTCAACGGTATTATGGGACAAATCAATGCGAACAATACCACCGACCAACAGAAAGTACAACGCGCTTTTTTGCAGTATGGATTGGGGTTGAGTGCGGCAGAGGTGGCAGCAATTTCTCTTCCAAATTATAGCTTTATAACAAGTGATTTATATGATGCATTGATAGATAGTGAAACGTTTTGCCAACGTGCCGATAACCTTAAAGCGTTAACAGGTTCCTTATCTCAATATATAGAAACAAATTCAAATGCCACTCCCGCAATAGCACAACAGTGTCTTGATTTTGAGAGTGCTAAGAATTATGACGTAGCTGCCACTCAGGCTAGTCAATTAATGTTACATCTGCTGGGTACTCCTAACGGTTTAGTGACAGCTTATGAAACAGGATTATATAATGCTCCTTTTATTTTTTCGGCACCTACTATGTTTTCTTATAATTTATACAAAGAATATCAAACGCAATGCGCTATTTTGCGAAAAGCGCACCCCCGGTGGACAGACCTTGCTATTGGGCTTGAAGCGACTTGGTTGGTATTGGGGGGATATGTACATACAGGCTTGGATATTTGCGGATTAATTCCTGCGGCAGGAGAGCCTTGTGATTTTACAAATGGAATCTTGTATACTATTGAGGGAGATGGTGTACATGCCACTTTGAGTTTTGCAGCGACCCTCCCTATTTTAGGTTGGATAGCAACGGCAGGAAAATATGCCAAAATTGGAGTGAATACGGCAGCAGGGTATGTTGAATTAGTTCTAAAACAAGATGCGTCGGGACTTATTACTCATGAACTTCCTGATTGGTGGAATGCAACATTCAGGTCTATGGTAGGTGTAACCGACCCGTTAATGGAAGCACACCATCTAATCCCCAAAGCCATATATGATAATGCCGTTATACAAAAAGCTTCTCAATCAATAGATATTCCATACCATATACATCACCCAAAAAATGGCTTAGGAATTTTAAAAATTATTCATGATGGTCCGCATAATTTGTATTCAGATGCAATTAGGAGTAAATTGGGATCAGCACTCAATCCTGCTAATGGAACAATTGCTAAAAAAATGACAGATATTTACGGCAGCTTAGATGCTGCCCCTGCAGAAGTAGTACAAGAAGAGGTGGTTTTATTTCAAAATTGGTTACGAAATTTATTACAGAATAATCCGAATACTCCTCTGAATCAATTAGATAACGCTATTAATTTATATAATCCTTAA